Proteins co-encoded in one Capsicum annuum cultivar UCD-10X-F1 chromosome 9, UCD10Xv1.1, whole genome shotgun sequence genomic window:
- the LOC107843089 gene encoding ethylene-insensitive protein 2, producing the protein MESKTLTINYRQPSMLQRVLSASVPMLLIAVGYVDPGKWASMVDGGARFGFDLIMIVLLFNFAAILCQYLSACIALVTDRDLAQICSGEYDKVTCIFLGIQAEVSMIALDLTMVLGTAHGLNVVFGFDLFSCVFLTATGAILFPLLASLFDNGSAKFLCIGWASSVLLSYVFGVVISQPETPFSIGGMLNKFSGESAFALMSLLGASIMPHNFYLHSSIVQQGKESTKLSKGALCQDHFFAIVFIFSGIFLVNYAMMNLAANVSYSTGLLLLTFQDTLSLLDQVFRSSVAPFTIMLVTFISNQVTPLTWDLGRQSVVHDLFGMDIPGWLHHVTIRVISIVPALYCVWNSGAEGLYQLLIFTQVVVALALPSSVIPLFRVASSRSIMGIHKISQLMEFLSLGTFIGLLGLKMMFVIEMMFGNSDWVSNLKWSIGSGISAPYVFLLIAASLSLCLMLWLAITPLKSASSRFNSEEFLETPMPQSYPERNELDASDTTFGLERSSQNQGGVFHVEKSLVRRTDLSTSEPDQILPESLDFEKVHHLATIDESKSETTFSAPAVSDSVVSVSAGETSAVKSICNEVSDVESVDTSVLNTESADVVEKTLRIEGDGANDRDDGDSWEEPEEAIKGVSDNTQSFISDGPGSYRSLSGKPEDAGSGTGSLSRLAGLGRAARRQLTEVLNEFWGQFFDYYGMATPEAKSKKLDIILGLDSKLSPKPAPASLKAESSAYIPSGTARVPEPLINSNMYSPKQQFASGILDAGSRVPKEPSSTSSLWSSSQMKLFDAYMQNSKSNILDSGERRHSSMRIPAASAGYDHQPATVHGYQITAYLNQLAKERGSDYLNGQLESPSPRSVSSLTSNYAEPVARAVGQKPQSGVSSRAPPGFGNVPAARNNSVQLINTSMDLSSTENAESVSGSVNSKKYYSLPDISGRYVPRQDSSVSDGRTQWYNSMGYGQSISRSTYEQAYMSGSLRAGGGPQWYDHSPKVCRDAFSLQYSSNSGTGSLWSRQPFEQFGVAGKPDVASGDHGTVQSSPSQESTSTVDLEAKLLQSFRSCIVKLLKLEGSEWLFRQDDGADEDLIDRIAAREKFLYDAETREIGRLTNIGESQFSSNRKPGSAAKPEEMDYTKFLVMSVPHCGEGCVWKVDLIVSFGVWCIHRILELSVMESRPELWGKYTYVLNRLQGIIDLAFSKPRTPTSHCFCLQIPVGRQPKSSPPPISNGSLPPQSKQGRGKCTTAALLLDMIKDVETAISCRKGRTGTAAGDVAFPKGKENLASVLKRYKRRLSNKPVGNQEAGGAAAPRKTTLSASSAPFIL; encoded by the exons ATGGAATCGAAGACTCTGACTATAAATTATAGGCAGCCCAGCATGCTTCAACGGGTACTTTCTGCTTCTGTGCCAATGCTGCTGATTGCAGTTGGTTATGTTGATCCTGGGAAATGGGCTTCTATGGTTGATGGAGGAGCCCGATTTGGGTTTGATTTGATCATGATAGTACTGTTGTTCAATTTTGCTGCCATTCTGTGCCAGTATCTGTCTGCTTGTATAGCCTTGGTTACAGACCGAGATCTTGCGCAG ATTTGCAGTGGAGAATATGACAAAGTTACATGCATATTCCTAGGAATTCAAGCGGAGGTTTCGATGATTGCTTTGGACCTCACAATG GTTTTGGGCACTGCACATGGGCTTAATGTTGTGTTTGGATTTGACCTGTTTAGCTGTGTTTTCCTGACTGCAACTGGTGCCATTTTGTTTCCGCTGCTTGCTTCTCTCTTC GACAATGGCAGTGCGAAATTCTTATGTATTGGCTGGGCAAGCTCTGTACTGCTCTCTTATGTTTTTGGAGTGGTCATAAGTCAACCTGAAACTCCCTTCTCCATCGGTGGGATGCTGAATAAGTTCAGCGGAGAGAGTGCGTTTGCATTGATGAGTCTTCTTGGAGCAAGTATTATGCCTCACAATTTTTACCTCCATTCTTCTATTGTACAG CAAGGTAAGGAATCAACAAAACTTTCCAAGGGAGCTCTGTGCCAGGACCATTTTTTTGCCATTGTTTTCATATTCAGTGGCATTTTCCTCGTCAACTATGCCATGATGAATTTAGCAGCCAATGTGTCTTACAGTACCGGCCTTTTGTTGCTGACATTTCAGGACACATTGTCATTGCTCGATCAG GTGTTCAGAAGCTCAGTAGCACCATTCACGATAATGCTTGTTACATTTATTTCCAATCAAGTTACGCCACTAACTTGGGATCTTGGTAGACAATCAGTTGTGCATGATTTATTTGGAATGGACATCCCAGGCTGGCTTCATCATGTGACGATCCGAGTTATTTCTATTGTCCCAGCCCTTTATTGTGTATGGAATTCAGGAGCTGAAGGCTTATATCAGTTATTAATATTCACACAGGTTGTGGTCGCTCTTGCGCTTCCATCTTCAGTCATACCCCTGTTCAGAGTTGCTTCTTCCAGATCAATTATGGGTATCCACAAAATTTCTCAGTTAATGGAGTTCTTATCTCTAGGCACATTTATCGGCTTACTTGGCCTAAAGATGATGTTTGTCATAGAGATGATGTTTGGAAATAGTGATTGGGTTAGCAATTTGAAGTGGAGTATTGGGAGTGGCATTTCTGCTCCATATGTTTTTCTCCTCATTGCCGCCTCTTTATCTCTTTGTCTGATGCTGTGGTTAGCAATTACTCCGTTGAAATCCGCAAGTTCCAGGTTCAATTCTGAGGAATTTCTGGAAACGCCAATGCCTCAGTCATATCCGGAGCGTAATGAACTTGATGCGAGCGATACTACCTTTGGTCTAGAAAGGTCCTCCCAGAATCAAGGAGGTGTATTTCATGTGGAAAAATCCTTGGTAAGACGTACAGATTTATCAACTTCAGAGCCTGATCAAATCTTGCCCGAATCATTGGATTTTGAGAAGGTCCATCATTTGGCTACCATTGATGAGAGCAAATCCGAAACAACATTTTCAGCTCCTGCTGTCAGTGATTCTGTTGTATCTGTATCAGCAGGAGAAACTTCTGCAGTGAAAAGTATTTGTAATGAGGTGTCTGATGTTGAGTCTGTGGATACCAGCGTCTTAAATACTGAATCTGCAGATGTTGTAGAGAAGACACTCAGAATTGAAGGGGACGGGGCAAATGACAGGGATGATGGAGATTCGTGGGAGGAGCCTGAAGAGGCAATTAAAGGAGTATCTGACAACACCCAATCCTTTATTTCTGATGGTCCGGGGTCATACAGGAGTCTTAGTGGAAAACCAGAGGACGCGGGGAGTGGTACGGGAAGTCTATCAAGATTAGCAGGTCTGGGTCGTGCAGCTAGGAGGCAGTTAACGGAAGTTCTAAATGAGTTTTGGGGGCAGTTTTTTGATTACTATGGCATGGCAACACCAGAAGCGAAGTCCAAGAAACTGGATATAATACTTGGTCTGGATTCAAAATTAAGTCCAAAACCTGCCCCTGCATCATTAAAAGCGGAAAGCAGTGCGTATATTCCATCTGGGACTGCAAGGGTACCGGAACCTCTGATCAACTCGAATATGTACTCTCCCAAGCAGCAATTTGCATCAGGCATTTTGGATGCTGGTTCTAGAGTCCCAAAGGAGCCATCTTCGACATCTTCGTTGTGGTCGTCTAGCCAAATGAAATTATTTGATGCATATATGCAAAATTCCAAAAGCAACATACTTGACTCAGGGGAGAGGCGCCATTCCAGTATGCGGATTCCAGCGGCTTCTGCTGGCTATGATCACCAGCCTGCTACTGTGCATGGATATCAGATTACTGCTTACCTTAATCAGCTTGCGAAAGAAAGAGGATCTGATTATTTAAATGGGCAACTGGAGTCACCATCTCCTCGTTCTGTATCATCACTGACGTCAAACTATGCTGAACCAGTTGctcgtgctgtgggtcaaaaaccTCAGAGTGGAGTGAGTAGTCGAGCACCACCTGGTTTTGGAAATGTCCCTGCAGCCCGAAATAATTCCGTGCAGCTCATCAACACTTCTATGGACCTTAGCTCTACTGAAAATGCTGAGAGTGTGTCTGGCTCAGTCAACTCAAAGAAGTACTACAGCTTGCCTGATATCTCAGGACGCTATGTTCCTCGACAAGATTCTTCAGTCTCAGATGGGAGAACTCAATGGTACAATTCCATGGGATATGGACAATCTATCAGTCGATCTACGTACGAACAAGCCTATATGTCTGGTTCACTCCGGGCAGGTGGTGGTCCTCAGTGGTATGATCATTCGCCTAAAGTCTGCAGAGATGCGTTCTCCTTGCAGTACAGCTCCAATTCAGGGACTGGATCCCTGTGGTCTAGACAGCCTTTTGAGCAATTTGGTGTAGCTGGTAAGCCAGATGTTGCTAGCGGCGATCATGGAACTGTGCAGAGTTCACCATCTCAGGAGAGTACATCTACGGTTGACCTGGAAGCTAAGCTGCTTCAATCTTTCAGAAGTTGTATTGTCAAACTTTTGAAACTGGAAGGATCCGAGTGGTTATTTAGGCAAGATGATGGGGCTGATGAGGACCTTATAGATCGGATTGCTGCAAGAGAGAAATTTCTCTATGATGCTGAAACTAGGGAGATAGGTAGATTAACCAACATCGGTGAATCACAGTTCTCTTCCAACAGGAAACCTGGTTCCGCCGCAAAACCTGAAGAGATGGATTACAccaagttcttggtgatgtcagtTCCTCACTGCGGAGAAGGCTGTGTTTGGAAAGTCGATCTGATTGTAAGCTTCGGTGTTTGGTGCATACACAGAATTCTCGAACTTTCAGTTATGGAGAGTAGGCCAGAGTTGTGGGGCAAATATACCTATGTTCTCAACCGTCTTCAG ggcaTAATTGATCTGGCATTTTCGAAGCCCCGTACTCCAACGAGCCATTGTTTTTGTCTTCAAATTCCAGTTGGCCGCCAGCCAAAGTCAAGTCCCCCTCCGATTTCAAATGGAAGCTTGCCGCCACAATCAAAACAGGGCCGAGGAAAATGCACGACTGCAGCATTGCTCTTAGATATGATCAAAGATGTGGAGACAGCAATTTCCTGTCGAAAGGGAAGAACAGGTACTGCAGCAGGAGACGTAGCCTTTCCTAAAGGGAAAGAAAACTTGGCATCCGTCCTCAAGCGCTATAAGCGTCGTCTATCCAATAAGCCAGTAGGAAACCAGGAGGCAGGCGGAGCTGCTGCACCACGCAAAACAACGCTGTCGGCCTCATCAGCTCCTTTCATCTTGTAA